One part of the Gossypium raimondii isolate GPD5lz chromosome 1, ASM2569854v1, whole genome shotgun sequence genome encodes these proteins:
- the LOC105786649 gene encoding LOW QUALITY PROTEIN: LEAF RUST 10 DISEASE-RESISTANCE LOCUS RECEPTOR-LIKE PROTEIN KINASE-like 2.3 (The sequence of the model RefSeq protein was modified relative to this genomic sequence to represent the inferred CDS: inserted 4 bases in 4 codons), with amino-acid sequence MPTFSLFLILFPCASLARHLINQDCGSTFCGNLNISYPFRLKNQPPQCGCHDLELECENNNYTTLVLREGKFSVQNIFYKNKTIRVMDSNLDKDDCNSLPLSSIYFKYLDGQLYSIFSSHYYFASYHYYTSYYYYSRESEASIMYVVNCTKPIRSSQYIDTSRCTTKSNTSSPPTSFFYFLDENTVLNLNQACTVEAVVPIMVKNISGMSTLTIYNKLYEGFYLSWEYWQGYSRFPLWLIDIIGFWSTYGIGVIILRLFIGIPCLLVLVIYKWRRRHLSMDDKIEEFLQSHHLAPIRYSFKQVKKMTQNFKDKLGEGGYGSVFKGKLRSGHHVAIKLLCTSKGKGQDFINEVASIGRIHHANVTKLIGFCVEGSKQALVYDFMSNGSLDKIIFSEEKRNTLGWKKLFDIVLGVAQGIDYLHQGCDMQILHFDIKPHNILLDENFNPKVSDFGLAKLYXDEMITLSLSSQRRGTIGYIAXELVYKNLGGISYKXDVYSFGMLVLEMVGRRKNLNAFANHTSQIYFPSWIYDRLDQGEDMELGDISMMKSNDKEDDNMTFWCIQLLPXDRPSMNKVLKMLESNVELFEMPPKPFHQVPLETSSEVDNCENSNDEEIVIEFGSLIAFERAIKTSDEQKEDGVEEEEPGDAIQGLSEAVEVLEEAAKDIAEDSDDFDGDQIDVGVEIYSRVCVEAMVSMQQPRLSRALHAEAASSSSQQASRFLLDKLLVELAVCCSRLQQLVSRAIFLEDLL; translated from the exons ATGCCCactttttctctatttcttaTTCTATTCCCTTGTGCTTCTCTTGCTAGGCATCTTATTAACCAAGATTGCGGCTCTACTTTTTGTGGGAATTTGAATATCAGTTATCCATTCCGATTAAAAAACCAACCTCCCCAGTGTGGTTGCCATGACCTGGAACTTGAGTGTGAGAATAACAACTACACCACTTTGGTTTTGAGAGAAGGGAAATTCTCtgtccaaaatattttttacaaaaataaaacaatccGAGTGATGGATTCAAATCTGGACAAGGATGATTGCAACTCCCTTCCTCTTAGTTccatatattttaagtatttagaTGGACAATTGTATTCCATTTTTTCTTCTCATTATTATTTTGCATCTTATCATTATTAtacttcttattattattatagtagAGAGTCAGAGGCTAGCATTATGTATGTTGTGAATTGCACGAAACCTATAAGATCATCTCAATATATCGACACCTCTCGTTGTACCACCAAATCCAATACCTCTTCCCCTCCaacttcttttttctattttttagatGAAAATACAGTGCTAAATCTCAATCAAGCTTGCACAGTGGAAGCGGTGGTTCCAATTATGGTTAAGAATATATCAGGCATGTCTACGTTGACTATCTACAACAAGCTATATGAGGGTTTTTACCTTTCATGGGAGTACTGGCAGGGCTACAGCAGATTTCCTCT ATGGCTAATTGATATTATTGGCTTTTGGAGTACTTATGGAATAG GTGTCATCATACTGAGGCTCTTCATTGGGATACCTTGTTTGCTTGTGCTTGTAATCTACAAATGGAGAAGAAGACATTTATCCATGGATGATAAGATTGAAGAGTtccttcaaagccatcatcTAGCTCCAATTAGATACTCTTTCAAACAAGTTAAAAAAAtgactcaaaattttaaagataaattaggTGAAGGGGGTTATGGTTCGGTGTTTAAAGGAAAGCTTCGTAGTGGACATCATGTGGCAATAAAATTGTTGTGCACATCAAAGGGAAAAGGCCAAGATTTCATAAATGAAGTTGCTTCTATTGGAAGAATTCATCATGCTAATGTGACCAAACTTATTGGATTTTGTGTGGAGGGATCAAAACAAGCTCTTGTGTATGATTTCATGTCAAATGGATCGttagataaaatcatattttctgAAGAAAAAAGGAACACTTTAGGTTGGAAAAAACTATTTGATATTGTGCTTGGGGTTGCTCAAGGAATCGACTACTTGCATCAAGGATGTGACAtgcaaattttacattttgatatcAAGCCACACAACATTCTTTTGGACGAGAACTTTAACCCAAAAGTTTCAGATTTTGGTCTTGCTAAGTTGT TCGATGAGATGATAACATTGTCTCTCTCATCGCAAAGACGAGGAACAATAGGGTATATTG CTGAATTGGTTTACAAAAATCTTGGAGGCATTTCATATA GTGATGTTTATAGTTTTGGAATGTTGGTGCTAGAAATGGTAGGAAGGAGAAAGAATTTGAATGCATTTGCCAACCACACTAGCCAAATATATTTTCCATCTTGGATTTATGACCGGTTAGATCAAGGAGAGGACATGGAGTTGGGAGATATTTCGATGATGAAAAGTAATGATAAGGAAGATGATAATATGACCTTTTGGTGTATACAATTATTGC TCGATCGTCCTTCGATGAATAAAGTGTTGAAAATGCTTGAATCTAACGTTGAACTCTTTGAGATGCCTCCAAAGCCATTTCATCAAGTTCCTCTTGAAACATCAAGCGAGGTTGATAATTGTGAGAACTCTAATGATGAGGAAA TCGTTATTGAGTTTGGGTCATTAATCGCATTTGAACGTGCAATTAAGACAAGTGATGAGCAGAAGGAAGATGGTGTCGAAGAAGAGGAACCTGGAGACGCCATTCAAGGTCTTAGCGAAGCAGTTGAAGTTTTGGAAGAAGCCGCCAAAGATATTGCTGAAGACAGTGATGATTTTGATGGTGACCAAATAGATGTTGGCGTGGAGATCT ATTCAAGAGTATGTGTTGAAGCAATGGTCAGCATGCAGCAACCAAGACTGTCGAGGGCACTACATGCAGAAGCTGCTAGTTCATCAagccagcaagct TCACGATTCTTGCTCGACAAGCTTCTTGTTGAACTTGCTGTTTGTTGCTCTCGgctccaacaattggtatctagagccaTATTCTTAGAGGACCTGTTGTAG